Part of the Triplophysa rosa linkage group LG3, Trosa_1v2, whole genome shotgun sequence genome, GCAGAGTGAGTTAATCAAGATATTATACAATTCTGTGAACATTGAGCTTTCTGATGACTGTATAGTGACTTTGGTGTATATGTGTACATTGGTCAGAAACATCAGATGGTCAGCAGCTGGCTCAACTGCACATTCTGAACAGAGCTCAGTCCAGACAGATCGAAGAGCTTGAGCAGAAACTAGAGGACTGCAGGAGGAACATGAGATATCTGGAGCATCAGTTTGCCATTGTCAAAGGTCAGAGGAACCATAGTAATATTGCTTAAACACACCTTTGATATTGATTTACTTGTTTGTGTTTCGCACAGTTTATCCAAATTGTCTCATTTAGTGGTTTCTGTTAGAAGCTGTATTATTTACTCGCTGTTCTTGTAGATGAGAGGGACGGTCTGGCGATGTCACTGAAGGAGTCCGGTGCTCTTGTTGAGGAGGGGAAAGAAAAAGAGGCTCAGCTGCAGGCCCGAATCAGATCTCTAGAGAAACAAACCCAGGCTCTGGCGGAAAGAGAGCAGGCGGTAGGATTATGCAGCACACAAAATGAGGCAGTCAGAGCTTGTAACTGTTAATCGCTTTATGTATTTGTACtccatgtttttgtgtgtttgtgtgcgtgtgcgtgtagtGCGTGAAgcagcagcgtgcagctgaggTAGCGATGGACGGCATGCAGCAGCAGATGATGGAGCTGTGTCGATCTGAAACGCTGACGCGAGCACGTGAGCAGCATGACAGAGACATGACAGCCCTCAGGGAACAGCATGAAGCCAAACTGCTGGCACTTCAGCAGAAATTAGATGACCAATCACAGAGCCTGGAGGAGCAGGTCAGTGTCTCAGTGTTTTCTGGGATGGCAAGACACATTTATGATtgataatatttaatatgtaatATTCTCCTATCACAGTTTAATATGGCCTATATAAGCCATTTATAGCTTAATCGTTTTCTAGCCTACTGATTTTATGACTAAACTAACACCAATGCTATCTGTTTGTCTGACCAAATACAAATGGACAAACATTTTGGAAAGATCTGAGTGAACACATTGAAAACATGATGACGTGAAATCAAAATTTGACCCTATGTATGGGTCATTCTCACAATCATTATGCACGTACaggccgattgccaacaaaacacagacatatgacttaatttcacttaccgcgtgcagttcatgtccggcatgtCTTAGCATGTCTTGGGACCGcggcatctatcagtttcaaacgatctgcaaatccagcgttatatccaccgtttatataacattagtGATGTGCGGGTCGGGGTTTTTTCCAAACCGCGGGCCCCActtttatgaaattatttggCCCGCCCCAGCCCGCACCGCACCACTGTATCTATTTTTACAACCCGCCCCGCACCCACGACCATTAAATAGACATACTAGgtattgtaatgtaaatgaaaacagacttTATTTCAGCCTAAAAGTGCTTGGAAACAGCCATTAGATTACATCGCCCTGTAAACTGGCAACAACATACGCTTATGAACCATAGAAACTGGCACTTCATGTAGCCGATACTGCTGTTGTCTCCTGCTGCAACTATTTCTGAGAAGCGGTCCCAAACATTAGATTTAGCAGCTTgaccttcttttcttttaatgatgTAAATTCCCGATCTTAATTTCTCCCGCACCTCATCTTCCATCTTCACTTTTAGTTCtccgtttgttttgttgttgtggctGGCAGTGAGAGCTGCTTGGCGCTTTCGTGACGTGATCTGGTTTGGGGACATCAAGCAAGTTACGTTGCTATGTAGGCCAATGTATTGTAACCTTATCAAAGAAGAAcctaataaaacatgaaaatgtatattccCAAAGCTTTAATATAGGCTATAGGGAATTGCAcgcaacataaatgttttttttattttgtttttaatgacccGCCCCGCAAATAAAGTGACAATTTCTTTATCCACCCCAAACCGACCCGCGGTTTATGAGACGACCCGCTCATCACTATATAGCATCTATCACTGAAATGCTGTGGAGAAACAGACAcgcctcaacttctctcactattgcaagagtaacgagctgcagctgcaggcccacaccGCAGCCGATCTTGGCgcagtgcagccaatcttgataagcgggtcttcctatcgctcgtcggcGGCCTGTTTCTTTCACCTTGCTGTATTTCTTTCacattgcccaataaaaggaataggatccctgttacgaaacggggatccagacttataaaaaactttacgaaacaatttggagtgctgggggagtatggagcgattttagtctcattaattattcacacataaaacacgatgtacacttgcgtagccagtttcacgtgcataaaacctaattcacgtgcacaaatttatatatatacattcacaaaaaacaattcacgtgtgtaaaataaaattatatcctcataaaatatgtttcacCAACGTTTAATACAATTCACAGATGtacaactgtgcacaaatactttgaaagtttaaaatgtacaagtttatcattgaatttgaatgtgcaaatcgtcactcacgtgtgaatcgccctggatcgaaatatttgtgcacagtcgtatgtttgcgaaacgtactttttgagaaaatagttttgttttacgcacgtgaatagctttttttaaatgtatatttatactttgtgcacgtaaattaggttctATTCATGTGACACTGTTTACGCAtctgtgtatcttgttttacgcgtgaataattaatgagactaaaatcgctccataggggagtgtatcaagcacagaaatactacgtcatatgtccagctcgttttttaacaagccagcacgtttaacagtgacAGCATGATATCCCGCctttaagtttgattttatttgaagAAACACATCTGCCAGTACCTTTCAAATGGTTaacaaattactttatatttttctagttaaaagcTTAATATTTTCTTGTCATGCTGTATACACAACTTTTTGTACTATCACCACCGATACAGGTagtttttcaaaaaagttacatgtataattttctattaaaatataattcattaatgtcttattatgtgtgattaataaaaacttgcttaggcatAATGGCTTTGctttttttaagcaaaacatgCTATGGTATTTACGGTCTTAAATGGTTCTgctaatgagattttttaaagaaatgttttgtaaaaaaaaggttCATAATTGTGTTAAACTATAAATTAATGCGTTTAAACACGTCACaccttgtttttagtaaataaaAAGGACATGTGAAAATCTTGTACCAAgatttcgtgagaatcacccatataatataataaatatatttgtgttgaGTCTTAAAAGTAAGGTCTCTCATCATTTGTAATGTGTTCGACATAATTGTAACCATGAATTATTCCTTGGTCCTGATCCGGAGCCTGACCTGCACATAAAAATGACTAATACAGAGAGTTCCAGTTAACCCGCTTTGGGTGATAATATCATACCGCCGCAGGGATCTGACCGTGTGTGTTTGACAGGCTGAAGCTGGCCAGCGTCTGCTGGATCAGGTCAGACAGCTGGAGCGTCAGAGAGAAGAAGATCAGATGGACAGAGCTTCAGTCATCAACACCCTCACACAGCGACTGGAGGAGAGCCAGCAGCAGTGTGCCAAACTGCTTCACACCGGTGCGTCTCATGCTATCTGCTACTGTTTATTTGTTCGTGTCTCATGGGTAATGTCACCAGCCAGTACATTGCTTCTCTTGTCATTAAAACTGCTTAAAGAAACAGATCACCTGTAAATATTCATCAAAGCGTCTTGTTTTCTGTAGGCTCTGTGCAGGAGATGAGCCAGTTACAGATGAAACTACAGCAGGCCCTGTCTGCCCGTTCTATCAGTGAAGATATCAACAAAGCTATGCAGGTTGGGAAACCCTCCGTTCATCTTAAAGCAGCCCATAATATTCAGACTGTTAAAGTTTGGTTCTTTTAACAGGAAGACTTAACTGAGCTGAAGGAGCAGATCAATCTGTACGAGTCTGCCGTTAAACACGGAGCTCTTTCCATTGAGTCTAATGGAGACTGGGAGAACCAGCTGTCTGAGTCCTGCATCGATCTAGGGATCAAAAAGTCCAAGTGGCGAAATGGACGAATCCACAGGTAACATGTTGTAAAAGTAATAGCGCACCTCTTGAGATGGTGTAATATTCATAGTCACTATAAAAACTTTTATATGTCAAACCTTTCACGATCTGATTCGTTTTTCAGTACCCCGCACATAGCAGATGTGGGAGACTCTGGCCCGCTGAAGGACGATGTGGTGCGAGAGCTGAAGAGCGAGTTACAGCGCTGCCTGAGTCACCTAAAGAGCAAAAGACTGAAGATCTCAGAGCTGCAGGAGGAACTAAAGAGCTCCCAGACCAAAACAGAGCGCTTACAGACGCAGCTAGACCAAGCTGAGAAGACCGCAAGAGACTCGAAGGTTAAAACACAGAGCGATAGCTTGTTTGTATCGTTTGCTTAGTAGATCCTGGTTGTTAAAGATGCTGTTCCCTGCAGGTTAGGGAGAGCAGCTTGGAGAAACACTTGGAATCGTCTGGATTGGCCGCCGCCCCTCAGAAAGAGCTTGTCAAACTGCAGGAGGAACGGCAAGTTCTGCAGGACAGAGTAGAGGTCAGAATCTTtggtatacagtataatacCCACTTTCTACAGTCCAAAAGAAAATGGTGTTACGTTTGCGGCTAAGTCTGTGTGTTTGAAGGCGTCCAGCGCTCCGATACGTGTTTGTTGAAGGTGTTTGTGAACGCAGGCTCTGGAGAAGAGGAACCAGGAGCTGAagcagagtgaggaaaaggtgAAAGCCGCTAATTTTGAGCTCTGTACCAAGATGAGAGAGATGATCCAAGAGCTGGACCAGGAGAAACAGGAAGCAGCGGAGAGGTGTGGAAGTGACACGAGAGCTAGAACATAGGGCTGTTTAACAATTAATCGCTATTAATGGCATCCAGAAATAAACGATTGtgtatactgtgcatattaattttgtatttataagcacacacacacgtacacggatgtatatatttaggaaatgttgcatgtatatattaaaaaaacgaatatatacatatatttatttatttatttatttaaataatttaaattatatttaaacatttatttttctttatattttatttttcttaaatataaacacgtgtgtatgtgtttataaatacaaaatgaatatgcacagcacacagacatgtaaacacaaacgtttatttcTGGATGCGACAAATCATTGACAAGTCTTACTAGAACATTAGCTTGGCTGCAATAATTAGCCAAACTGTCAGTTATACAGTGATCCTATGGACAACAGATATTATTCAGAAGTatttgactgtgtgtgtgtgtgtgtgtgtgtgtgtgtgtgtgtgtgtgtgtgtgtgtgtgtgtgtgtgtgtgtgtgtgtttaggtatgAAAGGACTCAGCAGCAGTACAGGGATGACGTGGTGAATCGTGTCCGGGCGGAGCTCGCAGAAGAGCACACGGCTCATGTGGAGCAGCTCATCAGCCAACATCAGCAACAAATCCAGCAGCTAGAgtacacttcacctttaaatcACAACAACTTAAGTTACTTCCATTATAGAAACGATTACTACAGATGTGATCGTGTCCACAGGTCAAAGCTGTCTGACCTCAGTCAGGAGATGTTGGCTGTGCAGGAGTGCTACATTTCGGTTTGTAAAGAGAAAGACAAATTGGAAGAAAATCTGCAGAGAGAGATTGACGAAGAGAGACGATTGGGAGAGGATGAGGTAAGAACTGTACTTGGTCGGTTTTAATTTCGTAAGCCTGAGCGACACCTAAACCGATTCTAAAATCACAAGCTTCCATCTGCTTTTAAATGTATCTTTTGATGCCTTTATAGTATAGGACACTATATAGAGATGTGTTTGTCTGGTTGTTGTAGCtaaaaagaagagaggagagcgACTGTGCTCTGGAGAGATTGAAGTCCGATCTAGAGTCCCAGCATCAGGAGGACGTGACTCGACTCAAAGCCCAGTGGAAGACAGAAACACAAGCTGAGGTTGAGCCGCTGGTTCAAAAGCAGCTGGAAAGCACCAGACAGAACTGGCAGCGCGAGCGTGAGACGGTAAATGATGACGGGTCACCTTTATACTCGATGCCAAAGTCTGTGTGAGCTCATAAAACATCACTGTTTACTTGTTCACTTTATTTGACAATTTCTGTCTGCCTCTGTGTTAGTTGGAGAAATGCTGGGCTCAGAAGCTACAGAGAGCCCAGGAGGAGATTGTGAAGCTCAAAAAGGCAGACGCTTGTGAGGGAGGGTGTCAGACCAGCTTTCTGGAGACCACCACGCCGATGATTTCACCAGACGAGCTGGAGATCAGACTCAGCGATCAGAGAGAGACACTGCAGCAGGAGGCTGCGACCGCTCAGGCCAGAGCGTTGGATGAGGCTGTGAAACGCGCTCGGAGAGAACTGCAGCAGAAACACACTGATGGCATCGCACTAAAGGTATGAGGCATCATGATGAACGGGcatctgtaaataaaaaaggttcGGCTGACAGCGTATAACAGATAAGATGTCTCGTCTTAGGTTGAAGGTGCGATATCACGGGCTCGCTCTAGATGGCTCCAAGACTTAACCTCTTTACCGGAATACAAAAGCAGCTtgcaaacagagagagaagaatGGGAGAGGCAACAAGAGAAACGGGTTCAAGAACAGGTATACGTTGTACATCTTGCAAAACCTGATTGAATAAGCAACGTTCAAAGCTTTGTAAAATGACCGTGTGCGCACACATTACAGGGTTAGcgcaccaaaaataaaaatgtatagtttattcaccctcatgttgtttaaaacctctATATggcacaaaaaagatattttgagaaatggaagtcgatgggggtcaatgttgtttggttatccacattcttcaaaatatcttcttgtgtgttcggcagaagaaagaaagttatacaggtttgaaatgacatgaaagtgaataaatgataaaagaatcttatttttgggtgaactgtcacctATTTGTGTATTCATGTGCCGGCTGTTGTGATCTCATGTGAACACAGTCACGTGTGCAAAGGTcactatttttattgttttatatgtaaCTTTACAAGAGACCGTCAGTGTGACCTGGTTATAGAATTGAAATTTTGTTATAAACATATTTAGCTAAAGTATAAAGGTGAAttcatgtttaataaaataaaataaaaacaaaattgaagTCATTGTATTTGGTAACAAGGATGAAACTAACAAGGTAAGCGCATACCTTGACTTAAGAGGTCTAAAGACGCATAGTAAggtaaaaaaatcttgttgtcaGGTTTAGAGTCTGACCTTTGTTTCAGCAGTCATGTCAAAGCAATAAGCAAATCAGCGTACTACCATCTCAGAAACATAACcagaatcagatgttttgtctcaaagcaagatttagagaaactagttgatgctttcatcaccagcagggtggattacTGTAATGGACTCCTTACAGGTCTTCCCAAAAACACcatcagacagctgcagctcatacagaacgCTGCTGCCAGGACTCTGACCAGAACCAAAACATCGGATCATATCACTCCAATCCTCATGTCCTTACTGGTTACCAGTTACTTTTAGAATCAACTTCAAAGTATTATTTACTGTCTATAAGTCACTCAGTGGTCTAGGATCTAAAAACATATCAGATatgcttattgaatataaaccaaacagacttctcagatcattaggatcaagtcagttCGAGATAACATGGGTTCACTCAAAACAAGGCGAGTTAGCATTTAGCCATCACGACACCCAAAGCTAGAATCTGCTTCCAGAAGACATCAGATGCTCACCAACAGTAGCTACTTataaatccagattaaaaacacacctgTTTAGCTGTGCACAACCTGAGCACTGtgctggtttacatcaactgcacttctgtttctaatttcttttgttcttattctttttatacagtatatacactcacattttttatcaattgtattgctgttttattgtttcttaaaatctaaagttgtatttgtgatcttaaatcatttgcattttaaagatacgtcttatttctctttgtcaatcattttatgtaaagcacgttgaattgcccttgtgtatgaaatgttgcCTTGcctttaacaacaacaaacaccAGAAGGACCCATTTTGCTTATATGAGCTTTGCCATAGAAATAAATCCATTTATACTTAATACCACAATACTTCCTAATGCCTTAAAGgttcaatgtgtaattttttagtggatctattgacagaaatgcaatatatacaTATccgtcttcagaggtgtataaagaccttacataatgaagcgttatgttttatcttcgaatgagctatttctatctacatacatgcATGGAATTggccgtgttgtttctacagtagccctaaacggaccaACTGCTCTTCaaagcgcatttcgtaaatacgttatctatTTCGGGAAATAGCGAAaaagtgacgacatcttagttctgtgtccgccgccgtagtgcttcaaaatggaggggtgagcggtggagtgagccgttggttgcacttcacaacctcaccactagatgccactaaaatctccacattgctccttcaaCTCGAAAACAATTTAGAAAATAAtggtctctttctctctcgtgaTATCTCAGGTGTCTGCAGCAGTGAAGAATGTGGAGGATGAGTGGCAGGAGAAACTCTGTACCAAATGCACCGAGCTGGATGAGTGTAACAGGAGAAACCGAGAGCTTCTGGAGGAGGTGCTCATCCTCGGCACTCTACAGGAGAGTTCAGGCCAGGAGCAGGCCGCTCTCATCAAAGCAGAGATGGCAGCGGCACGAGATGTTTGGATGAGGGACAAGCAAGAGGAGATGTCCCGTCTCAGAGCAGAGCTTCAGAAAgagcacaaacacaaactgCAAGTCGCACTGGTGCAAAACCTCACACTGAGAAACGTTGAGCTGCAGGAGGCCCTCAGGGAGAAGGAACAGGACTGGAGGAGCCGGCAGGAGATCAGGTTAATAATCATCATCCTGAATAGAAATATGTTTGTGAGAGTAAACGATTAATGTTTTGAGCTTATTTAATGATCGATTTTTTTGAAAACGGTTTTTAATTGGGCCATTGcaaacacaatgctctaccaattgaaCTAAAGAAACATATCATTTGTActtgtatataaatattaagtCGCCAATAAACGCATTTTGCCGTTAGCAGACGCTGTCTTCCAAAGCAAgcactaaaatgtacatatgTAGTTTGTTAGATAGGATGCTTTACAGATCTGTTATATTGCAGACTGCAGGAGGAGACACGGCGGGTGCAGGAGGAGGTGCTCTCTGATCTAAAGGTGGTGTTGCTGGAGGGCTTGGAGAGGAGGAACAGCGAACAGACGTCCAGCAGCGTGACAGGAACCATCAGATCCAGACTGTGGCAGATCTGCAGAGAAACACTCAGTCAAACAGTCCACCAGGCCAAACAGGAATGGAAGAAGGTACACAAATGTGTAATTACAATCCACACATGAGACAGTCGTCCCATTTATACTGTCTCTATATTGATCAGTCTTCACCCTGAGAAACCCAATGAATGTTTTTTCGGTTCTTGCCCACCATAGAGCAGTGATGATAAGCTCAGATGTGTGCTGAAGGAGACCCAGGAGCGGCATGAAGCTGAGATCGGTAAGATCCACAGCACTTAAATATCACCCCTCTCACACGTCTGGAATCTGTGAAATCTTCTCGCTCTTTCTCCTCTTCTCGCAGCAAGTTTAATGGCTCGGTGGAAACTGGGCCCGTGCACCAGCGCTGAATGTGCCGAGACTCTGGCCAAGCTCCAGAAAAGGAATCAAGATCTTCAGAGGCATCTCCAAAAGGCCTGCCGGCACCTTCAGAGGGCCACGCGAGAACACAAGAGCACTCTGCAGAAGATAAAAGGTGAGTGATATTGATCATTTAATGGGTCACATGAATCTAAGTATTCGAtattaaagagtaagtagcatatgatttttaatgtcctactttggtttatggagtgtccaacaacaagtttatgtacatacaaggtgtaaaaacactattatgtcgtcgtaataggcagttattcttcaGTTATTCCATACTTCttgtctgactctcaaatgattcgttccgtgCTAATCCACAAGAAACTCCACCACGACTGGAGCAGGATGTTTCTCAGTGGCAAGTGACAACACTTCCAGTGTGACAACATGAATGTTGTGCTTTTGCTcatcaatgaaataaaatattatttttacttaaaatactGTTAATACGTTAGCCGAGTTAAtagcaagataaacaaactgtaataccccagaaataacggtacatgctaatgatagcgttatatgcattagctaaacacagacataaggtacacaaatatttcttgaagttaagacaaaaataaatagtcacacttacaggttgtgattcggtggagctaacaggtccaaataaggttggtattgccccctctttcaaggatagtcgtttcacatatcctgcagtgaacgcgccaagattattgaagcaatcttcggtgaaatgacgcacgcacagtaaaaccctggggttatactcctttggtatcatttgaaaaatgaattgtaaccattgttccctcagaagttcttcctttggtagttgaaataagacggacttagtttcacaacgtagaacacaggttctagacatgatacacacgcatcacgaacgagcgacagtgttttgggggaggagactagtgaagttttcgcggcagtcccagcaaaacgtaggcggggactatgtgtagtgacgtagatacgcggcggttagagactcggactagctcatgtcttgtttgcatgattcagagtcgactcccatttttacaagccaataactttatttattcaccttcggacttacaacttggcagacagcttactttcaaacacggcaacataacacactgcatgaaatgtcattttcatgatctcatgctacttactctttaacttattcatatttaatttttgactatttgtattaaatcagCCGAGCACGAGGAAGCCCTGCAGAAACAACAGGAGAGTCACAACAGAGCTCTCGGTGAACTCCAACAAGCCTCAGATGCAGAAGCACAGTCGAGGTTTGTAAATGTTGGAGATGTTTCTCTGTACTGTAACATTTTCTCAGATATTTCTAATGTTCTTGGTAAATGTGATTCAACAGTGCAGTGAACCGGAGGAATCTTCAAGCGGGTCTTGAGGAGATGAAGGAGCAGTACACACAGGCTGTGGAGAAGATCAAAGGCGAGTGTAGGCAAAGAGAACGATTGCATGCGTTTATAGCGTGACAGTAGCTCGATTTGTACAGCATGGGAACCGTTTTAGAAAACACGAATTGATGAAACGAATGCCTGAATCTACTTGCGTTGGATAAAGATGTTTGtgatttgcttgttttaaaatgtaaagtagAAACAActtgaattccatgtaaggggacccacggtgtatgtactgtagacagaaatagctcattctaaggtaaaacataacgctttattatgtaaggtctttacacacctctgaacacattgttatgtatattatattgcatttctgtcaatagatcctcatttgtccaaaaatacacattggacctttaactttATTACTTCTAACTAAACTACTGTACGTGTATATGTGTCTTGAgaacattcattttattgaatGTTTTGATGATGGTGCTGTAGGTGATATGCTGCGATACCTTCAGGAGACTAAGGAGCGATCGGCCGATCTGATCAGGGCCGAGGTCATGAGGGAGAGACAGGACACCGCCAGGAAGATGCGCAGGTATTACCTCACCTGTGTGCAGGAGCTGCTTGAAGATGAAGGCCACACCACAGGGTATGAAAGCGATTCTGCTCTTATTAGTCTGTTTTTGTAAGTGCATTTACACgttgcacacacacaatatttaaCGCTATGTCTTCTGCAGTGCAGAGAAGAAAATTATCAGCGCTGCTAGTAAGCTGGCCTCTATGGCCAAAGTTCTGGAGACCCCTGTACCCAAACGCAAGCTTTTAAAAACCCAGAACTCTCAAGGTAATGTCTTAAGTTGATGCTTTTTATCCTAATATTATgtgttttgatgttgattttgttacacttaggatggatatatttatttattcttttatgcATGCTTAGGTGAATCAGCCAAATCAGACGGTAACACAACTGCTTCTCCTGCTGAAGTTCTGGGTGCTGCCTCACATGGAGCTGAAGTTCATGTTCGAAGAAAGGACCAAAAGATATACAACCTAACTGAGACCATCTATACAGCCAAACAGAAAAGCGTCAAAGCAAAATATAAGGACTTCGAACCCGACTTCCTCAAGTCTGGGATGTTGTATGATTCTAAAGACCCCGGGATGACACCTCAGATACCTCACGCTTCCCAAAAACGCACACAGAGTGGATTAGGCATCTGTTCCAATGTTACTGATGATAGTATTTTCCAAAACAATGACAGGACGACTAATGTTACTTTAAGAAAGCATAGCAGGGAGAAGTTTATGGAGGGTTTCCTGATCGAAGAGCCACCTGTCCGGGATGACGGTCAGAGCGATTGGAGTTTAACCAGTAACGGATGTAACATTGTAAACAACGTTCACCTGACATCATCGTACCCAGAGCCAGGCAAGCCATTCTTAATAAATGGTCCTTTATTGGGTGGTTTGAATTTGGGAAGCTCCATTGGTGAACACTCTGATATCACACTTTACAAAGAGATTGTTCCACCCTTTTACTCAAAAGTTGGCGATGGCAGagcaaataaacacagagagccAATCCCTGGATCAGAAGGAGATGATGTCCTTAAATCATGTCCAATGAGTTTGTTTTCAGAGTTGAAAGTGCGTCAACATGACAGCGGGTTCGACAGTCCATTGGCACGGCATCAGAAATAAAATTGTGACTTTTTTGGTGTCCCAGTGCCTTCGTAAACATTAAGAGTTGTGTATGTAAGAGTTGCATTTGTTGCACCCAGGTAACCTTAAGCAATGCTTTTTTACTCGTTTGAGCCAAAAGTGTCTTTTgtacttgtttttttaagcaGTTGCACTGTCGGTGCTTGAATTTATGtttgtaatttaataaaaaaatgacttaagtttgcATTAAGTAATCTGCTTTCACATCTTGCTACTAGTTAAATAGAAACACACAGTTTAGTCAAGTTCCAGCATGCACTATGAAACACAAGGTGTAAAACAACCTGTCAACCATTTACTAAATCGAAAGTTTT contains:
- the cep152 gene encoding centrosomal protein of 152 kDa isoform X2, with translation MRESVVSEEAIEDVRVIRQDLWRLQKLLTDLPDDMLEDSRDCSSPELDRSTCSHQGDDNRTRHAWNVPQWEDRRPSHEGRYEEDGQGSYNEGSYRSHTSQTNSHPYHLQAGSEHLHPGWDQQTSGNYQYQNGDYAGTDESRGTDFSAADGDDQDAYPHDALRNGAGYHEEEAQSNGLNYGAHASAKKQLQCVAGNRPADHYKASYHPHQPSNQPKMFNPQAANHNGHFDQLQRDFLDSTQKTSDGQQLAQLHILNRAQSRQIEELEQKLEDCRRNMRYLEHQFAIVKDERDGLAMSLKESGALVEEGKEKEAQLQARIRSLEKQTQALAEREQACVKQQRAAEVAMDGMQQQMMELCRSETLTRAREQHDRDMTALREQHEAKLLALQQKLDDQSQSLEEQAEAGQRLLDQVRQLERQREEDQMDRASVINTLTQRLEESQQQCAKLLHTGSVQEMSQLQMKLQQALSARSISEDINKAMQEDLTELKEQINLYESAVKHGALSIESNGDWENQLSESCIDLGIKKSKWRNGRIHSTPHIADVGDSGPLKDDVVRELKSELQRCLSHLKSKRLKISELQEELKSSQTKTERLQTQLDQAEKTARDSKVRESSLEKHLESSGLAAAPQKELVKLQEERQVLQDRVEALEKRNQELKQSEEKVKAANFELCTKMREMIQELDQEKQEAAERYERTQQQYRDDVVNRVRAELAEEHTAHVEQLISQHQQQIQQLESKLSDLSQEMLAVQECYISVCKEKDKLEENLQREIDEERRLGEDELKRREESDCALERLKSDLESQHQEDVTRLKAQWKTETQAEVEPLVQKQLESTRQNWQRERETLEKCWAQKLQRAQEEIVKLKKADACEGGCQTSFLETTTPMISPDELEIRLSDQRETLQQEAATAQARALDEAVKRARRELQQKHTDGIALKVEGAISRARSRWLQDLTSLPEYKSSLQTEREEWERQQEKRVQEQVSAAVKNVEDEWQEKLCTKCTELDECNRRNRELLEEVLILGTLQESSGQEQAALIKAEMAAARDVWMRDKQEEMSRLRAELQKEHKHKLQVALVQNLTLRNVELQEALREKEQDWRSRQEIRLQEETRRVQEEVLSDLKVVLLEGLERRNSEQTSSSVTGTIRSRLWQICRETLSQTVHQAKQEWKKSSDDKLRCVLKETQERHEAEIASLMARWKLGPCTSAECAETLAKLQKRNQDLQRHLQKACRHLQRATREHKSTLQKIKAEHEEALQKQQESHNRALGELQQASDAEAQSSAVNRRNLQAGLEEMKEQYTQAVEKIKGDMLRYLQETKERSADLIRAEVMRERQDTARKMRRYYLTCVQELLEDEGHTTGAEKKIISAASKLASMAKVLETPVPKRKLLKTQNSQGESAKSDGNTTASPAEVLGAASHGAEVHVRRKDQKIYNLTETIYTAKQKSVKAKYKDFEPDFLKSGMLYDSKDPGMTPQIPHASQKRTQSGLGICSNVTDDSIFQNNDRTTNVTLRKHSREKFMEGFLIEEPPVRDDGQSDWSLTSNGCNIVNNVHLTSSYPEPGKPFLINGPLLGGLNLGSSIGEHSDITLYKEIVPPFYSKVGDGRANKHREPIPGSEGDDVLKSCPMSLFSELKVRQHDSGFDSPLARHQK